From a region of the Salvelinus fontinalis isolate EN_2023a chromosome 13, ASM2944872v1, whole genome shotgun sequence genome:
- the LOC129869045 gene encoding ubiquitin-conjugating enzyme E2 D2 has protein sequence MALKRIHKELNDLARDPPAQCSAGPVGDDMFHWQATIMGPNDSPYQGGVFFLTIHFPTDYPFKPPKVAFTTRIYHPNINSNGSICLDILRSQWSPALTISKVLLSICSLLCDPNPDDPLVPEIARIYKTDREKYNRIAREWTQKYAM, from the exons ATGGCCCTGAAAAGAATTCATAAG GAGTTAAATGATTTGGCTCGTGACCCTCCAGCACAGTGCTCCGCAGGACCAGTGGGGGATGACA TGTTTCACTGGCAGGCTACAATAATGGGACCT AATGACAGTCCGTATCAGGGTGGCGTGTTCTTCTTGACCATTCACTTCCCCACTGACTATCCCTTCAAACCACCAAAG GTTGCATTCACCACAAGAATCTACCACCCAAACATCAACAGCAATGGCAGCATCTGCTTGGACATCCTGAGGTCGCAGTGGTCGCCAGCACTCACCATCTCCAAAG TCCTCCTGTCCATCTGCTCACTTCTCTGTGACCCAAACCCAGACGACCCACTAGTTCCTGAGATCGCCCGCATCTACAAGACAGACAGGGAAAA ATACAACAGAATAGCCCGGGAATGGACGCAGAAATATGCAATGTAG